The genomic window AAGATTAAGAACTTAGAATCTGATCGTGATGATGTTTATCGTGATTTAGGAAAATATTATTTTCAATTGTTAGAAGATCAAAACTCTATTGATGAAGAAGTATCTGAAATGCGTAGACGCATCTATGATTATGATGCTGAAATAGATGAACTCAAAAAAGAAATAGATGAATAATAGAAAAGGTAGGCTTGGACCTACCTTTTTGTGTTTTCTATTGGAAAAATAAACTCATTAACGCTATACCATATTTTAAGAGGTATACCTTTTTCTTGAATAATAAATTCAATATTTTCAATTTCATCAATATGAACATCATGAAGCAAAAGACGACAGGCAAATTCATTTGCTTCTCTTTCTAAAGCATTTTTACGTGTCTTTAAAATAAAAGAAAAAGATATATTATCATCATAGTGAATAAGAAAATGACCAAATTCATGAGCAAGTAAAAAATTTTCATATAAAGGATTTAAATCAGTTTTTAAAGTTATATAAGCTTGCTTATTAATAACGATTAAACTAGAATCACAATTCTGATTAAGCGTATCGCAATATTGAATAGAAATATCATAGTAATCAATGAGTTCTCTAACATTATTGGTATGATATAAATGAATGACTTGCTCAACATAATCTGCAACCTTCATTTTATTTTCGCCTCTTTGCAATCATCTTAATAAATTGAGCAATATCATTGGCCATATCAACAATCTCTTCATCATTCATTGTTTCTAAATCATAACCACCAAATTTTGCAAACATCTCTTGTTTTAAAATAAATTGTAAAGCTTCTTCAGGTGATGTAAAAAAGTCACTATCTTTTTCACCAATCAATTGTGATTGAGAACAATTCAATATTTTTGCTAGTTTTTCAATCATATCCATTTTTGGTTCACTTCTTGCTTTTTCCCATGAAGAAATTGTTTTTCCACTCACATTCAATAGCTCACCTAATTCATCTTGTGTTAAATGTTTCATTTCCCGATATTTTTTTATATTAAAACTGAGCGTTGCCATAGACTCACCTCTTCAACTCCGATTTTATACCTTTCAATTTAAAAAATCAATCAAAACTCTAAGAAACTTAGAAATTGACTTGAATTTCTACAAATCGTAGAGTAATATTGGCTTATCAAAGGAAATATTTACCATAACTTAGAGAAAGGATGAGAATATGAAATATACCCCCCAACAACAAACAATCATTAAAGAGATGAAAGAATATCTAAAATCTATGCGTTCACTAAAAAGAGAAAGATTTCACTTATTAGAAGAATATAAGGAAGAGCCTGCCCCTCATTCTCCACGTTTTGATGAACCAAAAGGTCAAAGTATATCACAAATTACCCGTTTTAATGACTATATGCAAAAAAGAGAACTCTTACAAATGAGAATTCAATTATTTGATCAAATTCTTGATCAATTTATGCTGATTACTTTTTTATTGCCAGCACGTCAAAGATGCATTTTAGAAGTCTATATGGAAGCCATGACTTATGAAGAAATGTTAACTTTATTGAATGAAAAATATTTTATAAGTACAAGTACATATAAACGTGAATTACCTGAAATCTGTTTAGGATTATCTCAATATATTGATTATCATAAGAAACCATCTCTTGAGGAAATCAATAAGCAATATTTAAAAAATATTCAATCATTGAAAGATGATCGTTAATGAACCGATATTGAACCTAGTTATTCACCTTATACCAGTGGTAAGATGATAGTGTCAAGAAAAGGCAGAGAGATGCCTTACTTGATACGAATCAAATTGGCCAATAAGATTCAATGTCATATACACAAGAGGTAAGAACATTACAATATTCATCTCATACAGAGACATACATATGACATGACAATTGAATAAAGGAGGTGTCTAATCAATGATTAATCATGAAAGTCAAAATTATACATTGATAACACAAACATTAAAACAAGTCTTTGAAGAGATTCAATTGACTGATCAGAAATTAAGATTTTATCAAGGAACTTATCCTGTTGTATCTTTTGTTCAAACAAATAACTATGTTTTAAAAGATAGTTTAGGTTTTGATGATATTGAAACAATGAATTATGAAGAATATGAAATTGAAATTCAATCTGATAAAGATATGGATGAAATCAGAAATATTTTCAATCATATAGATAATGCAATGCATCAATTAGGATATATCAGAACATATTGTGGATTAGATACACAAGATAAAGAAACAAAATTAAAAAGATTAATGCAGTATCAAACTGCATTATAAGGAGGAAAACATTATGTCAAATATTGCTATGAGTACAGCTGGAGTTACAGTGAATTATGCAGTTGAAGCAACTGCTGGAACAAGACCAACAATGGGATATATTCAAATTCCTAATATTAAAAGTGTTCCAGAGATGAATCCATCTCCAGAAACATTAGAAACAACAGATTTAAGTCAAACAGAATTCAAAACATATGTTGAAGGTTTAAAAGATTTAGGTGGAGCATTGGCTTTCTTAGCAAACTTTACAACAGATTTAGAAACAGCATGGAATACTTTAGTAGACGCTTATAAAGCAGCGAAGGAAGAAGGAAAATCAGTTTGGTTTGAAATTAAACATCCAGGTTTAGATAAATCAGTTTATTTTACAGGACAACCAAGTGCAATGGGATTACCTGCAATGGCAGTGAATGCTGTGCTTGAAACAAACTTATATATTACACCAACAAATGCACCTGCATGGGAAGCAAAATCTACAGCAGCACCTGCTGAATAATTTATAGGAGGAATCAATCAATGTCTAAAACAATTCAATTTACATATAATGATGTAGATTACACATTAGAATACACAAGAAAAACATTAGAAAAGATGGAAGCTGATGGTATCGTATTAGCAGATATGAATAAAAAGCCTGTAACGATTTTACCAAAACTTTTCGAATATGCATTCTATGCTCATCATAAACGCATAAAAAAAGCGGAAGTTGAAGAAATCTTCCACTTATTCACAAACAAAAATGATATGTATAACAAGTTATCAGAAATGGCAACAGATACATTAAATACATTATTTGAAGAGGATAACTCAAAAAACGCAATAAGTTGGAAGGCGAGTTTTTAGACACTGAGGATTCTCTTTCCAACAAAACTTATACCGAAATATTTAAAGAAGTTCTTCCCTTTTATTTATCGATTGGTATGACTTATGATGAATTCTATCTCCAAGATGTAGAACTGGCTAAGTTCTATAGACAAGCTTATGAAATCAAAGAAGATCGACATAATTCACATATGTGGTTACAAGGTATGTATATCTATGATGCTATTTCTACATCACTATATAATGTATTTTGTCGAAAATCTGGGCAACAGGCATCGTCATATCCATCAAAGCCATATCCTATGACTAATGAACAAAAAGAGGAAGATAAACAATTAACAATTCAAGAGGAACAAGCCAAAGCGAAAGTTTGGATGAGTACTTTAGTCAATTGTTATCAATAAGTAAAACACCACATTTTGTGGTGTTTTCATTATAAATTTAACAACTCTTTCTTTTTCTTATCAAACTCTTCTTGAGATAAGATTCCCATATCTAGAAGTTCTTTTAGCTTTTTTACTTCTTCAATAGGATCGCTAGCATTGTTTTCCTGTTTAACAGATTCACTCTCTTTCTTGAGAATGATTTCTAGTTTCGCTAAATCCTCATCACACATTTTAATTAAATCTTTAGCCATTTGACTGTTAGATTTGATTTTACGTGTGATATAGTTAATATAAACGCAAGGTTTATCAAAATTATTAACATTTAATTTAATCTGTAGGTTAGTAATATATTCACCAGAGTTCATTGAAGAAAGAGCACCTATTAAAGCACCAACACCATCAGCAACATATTTACCTGAAGCAGTATTTTTAAGCATGTCATTATTAATAACTTGTTTATCACAAATAACTTCATAACTGTTAATGTCATCAAATGATAGGTAAGTATAAGGGTTTGAAACATTAACTTTATTAATTGGTTTTTCTACTGGATCGTCATTTCCTTTATTATAAATAGTAAGTTTTCTTTCCTCTTGATTAAATAATATTCTTTTTGTATATAAATGGAGGGTATTATACAATTCTTTAATTTTGTCATACTGATTACGTTTATAAACAATATGAAGTGGGGATTGAGCATCTGTAAAAATGGTCATTGTTCCTCTACCTTGAAAATTTACTTGGCCTAAATCAATCCACTCAATATGAGGTAAATAACAGTTTTCTTTACAAATATTTGATTTGATAAAAAAGGTATTGTTTGATTCATCTACAATAGCTTTATAACCGCTCACTCCAATATATTCTTTTTCCATAAATTCAGTCCTTTCTATATATATAAATTATAGTTAAATAAAATAGAAATAACGATAAAATTCATAAAGTACTATGTTTTAAGAGTCTAAGAAGATCATGTTTTTAGCTACCTTGGTTAGCATTTCTAAGATGTGAATCTTATGATGATACGCAGGCTTATAAATTTAACAACTCTTTCTTTTTCTTATCAAACTCTTCTTGAGATAAGATTCCCATATCTAGAAGTTCTTTTAGTTTTTTTACTTCTTCAATAGGATCGCTAGCATTGTTTTCCTGTTTAACAGATTCACTCTCTTTCTTGAGAATGATTTCTAGTTTCGCTAAATCCTCATCACACATTTTAATTAAATCTTTAGCCATTTGGCTATTAGATTTGATTTTACGTGTGATATAGTTAATATAAACGCAAGGGTTATCAAAATTATTAACATTTAATTTAATCTGTAGGTTAGTAATATATTCACCAGAGTTCATTGAAGAAAGAGCACCTATTAGAGCACCAACACCATCAGCAACATATTTACCTGAAGCAGTATTTTTAAGCATGTCATTATTGATAACTTGTTTATCGCAAATAACTTCATAACTGTTAATATCATCAAATGATAGGTAAGTATAAGGGTTTGAGACATTAACATTATTGATGGGTTTTTGTAAAGGATCATCGTTACCTTTATTGAGTATAGTTATTTTTTTTTCTGATTGATCAATAATCAATCTACTCATATATGGTAATAATATATTGTATAATTCTTTCATCTCGTCATATTGATCACGCTTAAAAACAATATCCATAGTTCCTTTTTTTAAGTCGGTAATTATATGCAAAATGCCACGACCTTGAAAATTAACTTCACCTAAACTGACCCATTCAATATGAGGTAAAAAACACTTTTCTTTAATTAATGCAGACTTTAAAAAGAGATTTTCTCCATTAATTATTGCTTTATCGCCACCAACACCTACAAATTTTTTTTCCATAAAATCAGTCCTTTCTTTATATATAAATTATAGCTAAATAAAATAGAAATAACAATAAAATTCATAAAATAGGAGGTGTTATCTTATGAATGAAATATTTTTAAGTAATACAAATATTGATAAATTAACAAGTAGTGTCAATGAATTAAATAATGCATTATCTAAAATAGCCAGATTTTCTAATTTAAAATTGGATTTAGATGTAAGTTCTATTGATGGAATTATGAATTCTGTATCATCTTTAGATGGAGTTTTAACAGGTGTTGTGAAAGGTTTTCAAGGATTGGGATCATTTAATGAAAATATAAATCAATTGGCAGATAGTGGATCTGTTTTAGCGAATGCATATAACTTTGTAAATAATGCATTGTTGGGTAATGTTGCAAATTTAAATTTGCAAACGATAGCAACAAATATAGCGACAGCCGCTTCTAGTGCCTTTGGGACAGTGTTACATTTTCTGGAAGCTAATCCTCTCATGGCGGTCATAGGTGGACTGGGGCTAGTAGTTGGAGCATTAGTTTTATTTGGTGATAGTGAAAGTGAAGCTGAAAAGGAAACACGATTGTTTATTGAAGCGCAGGAAGCTAAAAGAAATAAGCTTATTGAGACTTCAAAAGCTATTAATGAAAGTACTACTGCTTCAATACAAAAAGCTAAGGATGCTGAAGTACAATCAGATGTCCTAAAAAGTTTTGTCAGTAATTTAAA from Candidatus Stoquefichus sp. SB1 includes these protein-coding regions:
- a CDS encoding helix-turn-helix domain-containing protein, which encodes MATLSFNIKKYREMKHLTQDELGELLNVSGKTISSWEKARSEPKMDMIEKLAKILNCSQSQLIGEKDSDFFTSPEEALQFILKQEMFAKFGGYDLETMNDEEIVDMANDIAQFIKMIAKRRK
- a CDS encoding ImmA/IrrE family metallo-endopeptidase codes for the protein MKVADYVEQVIHLYHTNNVRELIDYYDISIQYCDTLNQNCDSSLIVINKQAYITLKTDLNPLYENFLLAHEFGHFLIHYDDNISFSFILKTRKNALEREANEFACRLLLHDVHIDEIENIEFIIQEKGIPLKIWYSVNEFIFPIENTKR
- a CDS encoding SHOCT domain-containing protein, with the protein product MEKEYIGVSGYKAIVDESNNTFFIKSNICKENCYLPHIEWIDLGQVNFQGRGTMTIFTDAQSPLHIVYKRNQYDKIKELYNTLHLYTKRILFNQEERKLTIYNKGNDDPVEKPINKVNVSNPYTYLSFDDINSYEVICDKQVINNDMLKNTASGKYVADGVGALIGALSSMNSGEYITNLQIKLNVNNFDKPCVYINYITRKIKSNSQMAKDLIKMCDEDLAKLEIILKKESESVKQENNASDPIEEVKKLKELLDMGILSQEEFDKKKKELLNL
- a CDS encoding DUF5055 domain-containing protein, producing MSKTIQFTYNDVDYTLEYTRKTLEKMEADGIVLADMNKKPVTILPKLFEYAFYAHHKRIKKAEVEEIFHLFTNKNDMYNKLSEMATDTLNTLFEEDNSKNAISWKASF
- a CDS encoding SHOCT domain-containing protein produces the protein MEKKFVGVGGDKAIINGENLFLKSALIKEKCFLPHIEWVSLGEVNFQGRGILHIITDLKKGTMDIVFKRDQYDEMKELYNILLPYMSRLIIDQSEKKITILNKGNDDPLQKPINNVNVSNPYTYLSFDDINSYEVICDKQVINNDMLKNTASGKYVADGVGALIGALSSMNSGEYITNLQIKLNVNNFDNPCVYINYITRKIKSNSQMAKDLIKMCDEDLAKLEIILKKESESVKQENNASDPIEEVKKLKELLDMGILSQEEFDKKKKELLNL